CAGTAAGAGAACTGAGGGAGGGTCACGGCTGCTTTACTACCTTTCATACCCTCACATGGAATGACAGTGTCTGTCAGGGCCATACATGTACCCTATTAAACAAAACCCAATTTTGTGTGCAACAGGCATGAGCCACTACAGCAGGATCCACCCTGACACTCACTTGAAGATCTTTGAGCCAATGAAGGTTTGTGAGTATACAGAATAGACCTACCAACCTTTCTAAATGTCAGAAACATAAATACAACATactcaaactatttttttttttgcctacaCACATTCACCTTTTTTAAAGGATCATGAGTTTCACAGTGTtcttttttgctttggcagtttaTCCAAAACACAAACATCTGTAAATGAATGCTGACAACTCTTATGATCATGGGAcaattgtatttttaatataaaatatccCACTGTCAGTTTCACACAAATGAAGCCCAGGTATAAGCATAAAGAAGATAATACCATGACCACCACCACATAAGACAGCATATTAAACTTTTCCAGCTGTTATAATTAGCAGTTGTATGTCAGTCATGAGAGCTTTCATAACTGAATGAATATGCTACATAGCTTTTACTACATATACAGTATATTAAATACTTCAGTAATCTTTCATGAAAGAATCTACATTAAAAAATAGAGATCAGAATAAAGCTGAAGATAACCATGTGGAATTGCACTCAAGAATCCAATTCTCCACTGCCTAGAAGTGTAATGAGACAGCTATGCAAATTGGGTACTAAACATTACAGGCAAAATGGCTTAAACTCACAGTCCAGGGAAAAGTGGGGCTAAGGTGGCTTTAATCTGTCTGTGTCTCCTTCCAGTTCTGAGCTGCTATGTCCCCCAGCATAAAACTCAGACAGAACGAGGACGACTGCCCAAGTTACGACAGTTTGTCATCAACTGCCTATGGAAAGCAACACTGCCCAGGATCTTTGCTGGCAAACATACCATATCCCTGGTTTTGTGAAGGAGGCCTCTGAAAAAACAACCTGCAGATGATCTTCTTCAGAAATCGCAGTCTCCTTTTATAGTTAGTAGCCAGATAGTTGTTTAGTATATTGAAGTTTTTCAGAACAAAATAAAGAACAGCAAATTGTGTAATATTATTTACTGTTAGTTAACACATCTGAACCAAATCATTCACAATATTTGATAATACATTTAATTACACAGTAGTCTTGGACAATCACAAAAACAAGCAGAACAAACTACATAAGGCCTTAAAATTAGAAGCACAGTGTGTATTGTTGGAATATTACTAGGTTTACAAATTAGGCTACATATAATTTTAAGTTTGTCATTATCTTTCATAGTTTTATTCAAGCAAAACTCATTCAAGGGAAAGGCAACTTACAAAATTTATTTCACTATGAGTTAATACAAAAAAAGTGTCAACATTCTCCTTCACTGTTCAGGAGCAGATTAGTAAAATTCTCATACAGTAATAAAAACAATAGGTTGCAGGCTCATAAACACCCAAAAGTAAACCTGAACTGACAACGGCAAGCTCGCATTTTGTTCATTACAAAGTTAGACAAAACTTCCAGGATTCTTTCTATCCATATACTGCATCTCTATAGAATTGACATTTAAAAATAGCTCTAAATACCTTACTGGTTTCAAATAAACCACTAAAATATTTAGTTATACCTCAGTAGTGAGCATGTGAATGAAATTTGTTATAACAGTGGTATTTTAGGACTTAATTTTACAGAATAACCTGTTTAGCTAAGGAATAGATGAGTGGGCAGATTTAAACCTCATCTTccaagttaaaaaacaaaaacaaaacaaaacaaaaacaaattaaccACAAGACATCAGATATAATGCACGgtagcacaaaaaaaaaaaaaagcttgttttGACCCGCTCCCTATAaaacagggcctgggccaattccAGTGAGTGTCTATGTTTTCATTACATATTTGCTTAAATCTCATGGCTATTGGTATTTTTACAAGTACAGCTGTTTAGAAGTCTGATTTTTAGTGTACACCTGTGCAATAGAATAAGTCACAGTACATTTTGagatgtttaaaaaatatttataaatttgTTTGATATGCTAAAGCATTTGGCAACACTTTTACAGCATCTGATTTTACataattaaaatttcatacagtacTCCTTGTGATATTTTGTACATCTAAAGAGAAAAAACTCACACATAGTATACGAACTACAGAAGCTGAACTGCATGATCATGTTATTCCAGTTTATAATACTGGTATTAAAACCTTCATTAATTATGTTCACAAATCATTACCTGTACATTTATGAAGGCAACTGACATGATTTGAAAACAAAACCTTCAGGTTTTATGTTAGTATTTATCAAAGTGTGCAGTTCTGCAGTGAAATGAAAAAGCATGTAAATATATAAAGTACTTTACAAATTCACCAGTTCCTGTGATACAAACTGTTTTAATCGTTCAAGGTACTGTCCATAAAGCTCCACATCATTATGGCCTGCTCCTTCTACCCACAGTGGCTCTACAGGTCTCTGGCAACGCTCAAATAATGCTAAACCATGCGAAAAGTCAATTACTTCATCTTCAGTCCCATGGATTATTAACACTGGCGATGTTATTTTAGAAATTTTGTCAATGCTGCAAGAAAAGAGATACAAACATGAACACAGAACAGTCAACTTTACACACTTAACCTTCATGAAAAAGacttgggctatgtctacacttaaacagGTACAGCACAGCTCTGGTGCCTCAGTGTAGCCACTTGCTATAGCAACGGGAAGagttctcccattgctgtagttaatccaccacctagcagtagctaggttgatagaagaattattccattgacctagtgGTGTCTACATCaagggttaggtcagcttaactatgttgctcaggggtgtggatttttcacaactcTGAATGACATAGCTCGGCCAACTTAACTTGTTAGTTTAGACCTGTCCTTAGGCTATGGCTGAGCTATGAACTAGAGGTGAAATTCCTTTGCGTATGTGCACAtgtgctagcttgatgagaaTTAGAATGagcaagtataaatagcagtgtagctgcagtagcatggGTAGCAGCAGTGAGGGCACAGCTTTTCCCAGTCCTTGCTGGTCTGAGCAACAGACAAGACGACACTTTATTCAGAGCCAACAATACACCAGCCAGgaccacccactagtatcattacATGGTTATATTTGGGACAGTTATATTTTTCCCCTTACCTTTTAATACAAAGCCACCCATAAAACTGATTAGCAATATAAAACATTCACAAGTGTGTGAATCAAGcattataaaaacatttttaatttgatAAATTACTGTTAATCTTTTCTCATGTATTCAAATGTTTCTGGATTCATCAGCTCTTGATTCATTCtttgtacataagaatggccatagtgggtcacactaaaggtccatctagccgagtttctctcttccaacagtggccaatgccaagtgccccagagggaatgaacagaacaggtaatcatcaagtgatccatttcctgttgctcattcccagcttctggcaaacaaattATGTAATTAGAGGATATTAGCATTTTTAATATTACCTTAAAAGGACAACTGCAAAGAATTTGCAAGATTACTTTCTTACCTATTCTGAGAATGTTAGTGTGACGTTgcattctatatgattttataaatatatgctaatgagtgaatataatgtaactggaatatgtttcatgcaaaaggtctctcgtaaggtatcattacaaagcttataatctactgagtgtggtcatcctagttgtataaatgtatcactcttatACTTCATacttctagtttcagatacaactctgagggcctattgtaattatgcaaagtgtgggccattaatggtagtttggaatcttgatggctcccatcaaccagggcaactgactgtggatggctttgtttgcaggcaagccttcctgtgaatcaggctgggaggaatgaaggcttgaagtctgacagtgacatgtgatcatgtcacctgaactggaatccatctttaacctggtgtctttccattgacaaggagggggtgggaacccagagagggacaaagcatTCCCGCCTTACGCAAAAGacataaatgggtggaacagaaaaaagggagagccatcatgaagaatcccctagctaccacctgagctagaacaagagctgtactaggggaaagaattgtgcccaggcctggaaggtgtccagtgtgaggggaaaacaaaaacaaaacaaaaaacaaaaacaacacttTACTGAAGcatttctgagggtgagattatctgtattcagtttgattagacatagatttgcgtgttttattttattttgcttggtaacttacttcgttctgtctgtcactacttggaaccactttaatcctactttttgtatttaataaaatcactatgtattaatacctgagggagaaaacagctgtgcatacctctaTCAGTAttacagagggtgaacaattcatgagtttaccctgtataagcttatACTGggtaaaatagatttatttggatttagacctcactgggagttgggcatttgagtgttaaagacaagaacacttctgttagctgctttcagttaagtctgcagctttggggcaagtaattcagaccctgggtctttgttggagcagacgggcgtgtctggctcagcaagacagggtgctggggtcccgagctggcacggaaagcaggagcagaagtagtcttggcacatcagttggcagcttccaaggggggttctgtgatctaacccatcagTTAGTAGCAACTTACTTTGGGAATGCATCAAAGCAGTAGGTCTTCTTTGTATCAGGAAAGGCTACTCGCATTCCCGAGGTCAAAGGAGAATGAAGAATTACAGCAGCACTCTCATACCGAGCAGCGAGATCCACAGAGGGTACTGTTCCTATACTTTGGCCGTATATAATCACATTTTCAGGGCGGATTCCGTACCTACAAAATTAAGAGTGTTAAAAACTGGTATACACTAAAATAAACTGAATTGGTTTTGTTATATGAATTAGGCAGAAATGATCATATTTGTGGATCAAAATTTACCAAGTAGGATGAACAAAAGTAACTAGTAAGAGAATCAGATATCGTAGTTGTAATATTGCTTTCCTGTACTTCAATCTTCCACTTTTGTGTGACTTAAAGTTTTGACAGTGAAGCTTTTCTACTACCAGTTTTGTATTTGGCAAACATGTGTCTTATGTCTGGAAAGATACTGAaatatgggtttttttgtttaaaggaTACATGTATGCAATAGCACCATGGATAAAGTCAGGAGAACTCTGGAATCAAGTCCACTAGTTATCCTGCTACAGAAAACAGAAGTGTTTGTTGTATTCCAAGATGACAAGGTATTTTAAAATCAAGGCAGCTTTCTACATCAGATTTAACAAAGTTAGGGACATGCCAAATTAgggacaaactttttttttttttttaaacaaagaacttATATATGTTTAACAATAAAGCCCAGTGGCAACAAAAAAGGCTCAAGATGCTGTGACAGTCCATTTTCTTCCCCACTAAACTTAAGTTatggatagggccctaccaaattcaaattcattttggtcaatttcatggccataggatttaaaaaataataaatttcatgatttcagatatttaaatctaaaatttcatggtgttgtaattgtaggggtcctgaccccaaaagaagttgtgtgtgtgcgtgagtgtgtgtgtgtgtgtgtggggggggggtctcaaggTTATTATagagggggttgcggtactgctagctacccttaattctgtgctgctgctggcgctgccatcagagctgggcagctagagagTGGCAACTGCTGGCTGGCATCCCAGCTCTGATTGCAGAGCTTCCACCAGCAATAGTACAGATGTAAGAGTGGCATTGTATGGTATTGCctcccttacttctgtactgctgctggtggggcactgccttcgGGGCTGGGCAGCCGaagaaggcagtggagaagaaAGGATGGTAATACTGGGACCGCcgcccacccctccccacaaatAACCTTGCAGCTCCCTTTTGAGACAggaatttgagaaacactggtcgccctgtgaaatctgtatagtatagggtaaaagcacacaaaagaccagatttaacAGGAGACCACCAGTTTTCACAGGCCGTGACATGTTTTTTATGGctttgaatttggtagggccctagttatggataatatcttttattggtgtaAACTTTATAGACATCTGATATTGTCTTCAAAAATTTAGTAAATCTACTTTTGTTAAATGGTTATATAGTCCGTTCCCACCCCTTTTATAAAATATCAAGGTAGAAGTATTTCATTAAGCGCTATTCCATTTGCCACAAACTTGTGTAACACTGTACAAAAGAGCTGTTAATACCTGATATACAGCAAACATGGGATGCTAAAGAAGATGGTTACAACATTACTCAGCCactcttaattttaaaaaaattacttacaAGTAAAATGAACCATCACCTGAAGCATCACTTTGTTAAACCACAAATCCAACTCTCAAATACAATCCTCCTATACAGAGGAAATGTCAAATTTCAGCTCATCCAAATTAGTACCACAAAATTTTAAACTCGAGAAAAAAAGACTTATAATTCGGACTTGAAAAAATTTACCAGATACCAACCAGCCAAAGAACACTGAAAAATTATGCATGTTCCCTCAGGTCAGATCAAGGAACAAAGCCCTGGAGAGGTGCCCAGGACCCTCCCTGTTTGAAAAGAGGTTGGTGCTATAATTGCAAAGTGGGTGCTGTTTCTGTATCCTGCTCAGTCCTCTCCATCTTTCATACTGGCTTTCCAGTCTCTCACACAGATCATTATCAACCTTTATCACTCCCACTGGAAGAGAGAAAGCATTCTCTCTGCTATCCAAGAGCTTCTTCACTCAGTTTAGAATACAACCCATTTTATGGAATTACATGTTcaattctggtcaccctgtcTCAAAAATATGTAGCAGAAACAGAAATGGTTCAGAGCCAGATGATGAAACAGTGGAAGGGAAAACACTTCACATCAAGAGAGATGGCAAATACTGGAACTGTTCAGTTCAGAGAACAAATAATGGAGGGACgtgataaatatataaataatgaatGGTACAGAGAAAGTGGACTTGGTACTCCTATTTAGCTGTTCTCATAATGCAACAATAAGAAGACATTCAATGAAACTGAcaggcaacaaatttaaaactgatgacAGGAAGTATTTTTGCAAACCACACTATTAGTCTGTTAATTCATCCTCATCAGATACCACTGAGGCCAAGATCttaggaagattaaaaaaaacactgcAAGTTTATATGAATAGTAAGAACATCCAGCTATGTTATATCGGATTTTAGAAAAACCTTAACATTTGGAAGCATATAAAACTTTCATGCTTCATTCAAGGAATAAGCTAACCATTAACTGACTTCCTGTATGGGCTGGTTACTCCATAATTGTTCAGTTTGGGGTTTCTTGCATCTCTCTCTGAGGCATTAGGTAACTGGTCAGAGACCGGATACTCTAACAGATTAACTACTGATCTAGCTAAGGGAGAGCTTGGATGCATATTCATAGGTTCCATCCTTCATACTGTCTCTGGTTAGGTGTCCAATATATATGTTAAGCCCCCTCTCACTGAACCCTATTTAGCTGCTCTAAGCCAGAAGATCCTCCATTTTTGTTCCTCCCATGCATCCCAGAGCCTCCTAGTCACTGTACTAAGAGTCCATGTCTCAGATACCATCTCACAGCCCCCACAAAATAGAGTATCTCCATTTTAAGTTCTGTTCCCCAGTAAACTGCTTTAGTGTGTGCCTCTGCTGCAGCTTAGTTTTCTCCACGCAGAGTGGGGAAATTTGAGAGTTTCACTTCTGCATAACAAAACTGGCAAGACTAATTAGTTTTCACTTTGCTGCAGCTTTGCAAAGCTGTGAGCAGCAGCAGGGGCACTGGAGCTTAGGAAGAGAGCACAACATTTGTTTATGCTAGTTGCTACTAGCATACTCAATTGCGTGACAACCAACTATTCTCGTTATATAGGGATGTTATAAATTATTCCTATCGCCACCTTCTAGGAGCAAGAAGATGCCCATTTGTCTGTGATGACAAAAatagcagggagctggactctgctcattcatagatttttaaggccagacgtgaccattatgataatctgtCAAACTGCATAATACACTATACAATTTCGTGCAGTAGTTCCTTTAATGAAGCCATTATTTCTGGTCAATCTGGAGATTATCTTTTATAGGAAGACATTTATTTTGATTCAAAGACTTGAAGTGATTGAGAATCTACTTTTGGTAAGTATAacacccattttacaaatggggaacaaGGGAAATAGACTCAATAACCTGTCCAAAGCCACACAGGCAGACTATAACAGAGCCAGAACCCAGACTTTTGCTGCCCTAACCAGAAGGCGTCCGGTGCAACAACCTTCTATATCACTCACTTCTCATAAGAGCACAGTCACAGAAAAGCAGTTAATGAACTGGTGCTTGGAAGCCCTTAAAGGGGAAAGAACCAAATGAGCACTAATTGCCATGATCAGTACTCCTCCCATCCTCGGCCAGAGGTACACAGCTCTTTACAGTCTGACTGCTGGGAAGTTCATTGAAGAAACATCAGGGCTTGGCAGAGAGAACATGTCAAACTGAAGAAAGGGGTTAACTGAAGCAGAATTAGAACAGGCAGGTACAGAGCACAGAAGAAACTAGTGGGAATAGATGGGAAGTAGCAGACAAAGTAATGGAGAAAAAGGAAATTATAAAATGGATTTGAAAATGAGGGTTGCCCTATCTAGTTTTCCCTTTGGAAGAGAGAATGAGCAAATGTGCACAGGAAAAGTCTAAATAAGAGACtaacacaaaataaaaaccaaacagcataaatggaaaagaaaaaacaaacaaaaacacccccaaaacacacacactctcacccacccacccctcccagaaGAGAAGGAGTAGGACAAACAAAAGCTTTAAAGTAGTGTATTTTTAGAATATAATCAGAAGAAAACAGGAAAATGGTGAGAAAAAATAGctaagggttttggtttttttttttaaaaaggttttaatAAAACAGTATTTCACCATTTAATAAAATTTGTAAAAAGCAGGGTCATTTTTACAACATGTTGAAATAGTGGTATCACACGTTTAGCCATCCCTCCATGTTGTGTAACATTAATACACTGAGAAAAATGCCTGCCAGTATGTTTTAAAGTAGTCCTGTCTGCCTTAGAAAAATAAAACGCAGAGCTCCTCTTGAAGATATGAGAAGCCGCGCCCTTTAAGAACTCAGctttaatttttgtaactaatacaGTAGTACAGTGTACATTTGCACTAgtatttgtaaaacatttttattataccaACTCAATACATACGGAAGTTAGGCATGGTATACACGACAAACTTTTGTCAGCACAGCTATGCTGGTCAGAAGTCTCTAGCCTCTAGCACAAATGCAGTAATACTGGCAAAACTGCTCTTTTAGTTGTATAGCTTATTTTGTGGGGGAAGGTGACCAGGGGGCTATTTGCGCTGGTATAAAACTGTGTCCACATGAGGAGCACTTTGCTGGTATAGTATACCAGTAAAGCGCTTCTAAAGGTAAACCTGGCCTTACTATCAG
The DNA window shown above is from Mauremys mutica isolate MM-2020 ecotype Southern chromosome 6, ASM2049712v1, whole genome shotgun sequence and carries:
- the ABHD17B gene encoding alpha/beta hydrolase domain-containing protein 17B isoform X2, giving the protein MNNLSFSELCCLFCCPPCPGKIASKLAFLPPDPTYTLMCDESGSRWTLHLSERADWQYSSREKDAIECFMTRTSKGQMSSFYIGLGSRINCNIFSYDYSGYGASSGKPTEKNLYADIDAAWVALRTRYGIRPENVIIYGQSIGTVPSVDLAARYESAAVILHSPLTSGMRVAFPDTKKTYCFDAFPNIDKISKITSPVLIIHGTEDEVIDFSHGLALFERCQRPVEPLWVEGAGHNDVELYGQYLERLKQFVSQELVNL